AGTACCATAGATTCATCAATTAACAGTACAGATTCGACTACAACTGAATCATTACCCGGTACTGATGACTCAACAACGATAGAAATTACAGATTCAACTACAATGGAGTCGTCAAACAACACTGCAGATACAACTCTGGGAACTACAGATTCAGTTACGGCCGACATAATGACCAGTACCATAGATTCATCAGTTAGCAGTACAGATTCAACTACAACAGAACTATTAACCAGTATCATAGATTCAACAGTGACAGAACGTTCAACTACAGCAGGGTCATCGAACTGCACACCAAATTCAACAATCAGCACTACAGAACCATCTACAATAAAGTCATCGACAAGTACCCCAAACTTAATGACGACAAAATCAACGACAGAATCAACAATTAATTGCATTTCGTGTATTGGTTCTTCTAAAAAGAGTGTTTGCATTACATCTAACCCTACAAGCTTTTTTCTAACCAACGACCAACATGAtaatgtaatgataaatatcgATTCTGATATAAGTCCCGATGattctataatttattttaagggAAACCAAGTAAAGACGGTAAGTGAATTGGAAAAATGTCACACAAATTTACAAATAGGCAATATGATAGTTGAAAATGTAGAAAATGGACAGACATACACATTTTGCTATTTGCACAATGGACAGATTGTATCTCCGTTGAATTGTAAATCGCACACAACTCGACTGTCTTATTTTCAAAGACCGTGGATCCTAAATCGACATAAATCAATCGTCATTAGCATGGCtactttcatattttttatatgctgTGGAATTGGAGCTATTTTGGTTTACATACTAATACGAAAAAATCCATCACTATTGCGCGGCAGTAAAAGAGTCATAATTGTGAAAAACTCTGATGCGATTGTAATGCCGGCCAAATTGAAAGAAAACTTTGAAACTAATGCCAGAGATAATGGTATCGATTTACGACAGGATTTGTCGATCAGAGTTTCTTTCAGACGAACTTTTAAAAGGAGCATATCAGAAACGAGTTTAGTGAGTGGAAGTTACATATCTGCAAATGAACCGACTATGATTCAATTATTGATTTGGCGTTTGGAAAGATTGAAAAACACTGCAAATAATGTAATACAACAAAGCACTTTACCACCACTTGCGGTTAGGCCCAATTTTTCTGAAGATTCTTACAGCTATACAAACTTGTCTATATCTTAATTTCCgtcaacaatacatatataaaaatatatatatacatattatatggacccagatgttattttgttatatttattctttatttttgtgaatttctacatctggggcctattgatttttcaataaataaatattatttatacaacattttcatatCAATAAATAGTAGTGAAAATAAGAACTgtcaatacacatatgtatgtacgtacacatgtatgtacatttggatatgtgtaaaattgataaaaatgatttggataataaaataaaaaatagtgaaagtTAAACTGAATCAATATCTATACAGTTGATATATATACAACTAACTAGAAAGTATGCTATCAGTTATCTAAAATTATCAGTTCGTGATTCTTCATATGGCTTAAGTAAGTCGAGAAGTTGTCAGACGAATtgtgtaaataaaaaacatcaatAGATTGTTGCTGAAAAATTATACAGTATTTTTTCCGAGtgtgattattataaaataatattgagcTTGTGTTAAAgcagtgaaaataaattattttggaaaTCTATCGAATGTTAGTGGGGAAAAAATGAATAAGCAATGGAAGCAAATGTTGGCAGGAATCGTTTGTTGTGTAGATTTCATGGTGATTTTACCATCAGTAAGTCTAGAGATGTCTTTTTTGTCTGCGAAATGTATCACCACCATATTTATATAGAATAAATTGTTTACGAGTTGACGTGAATTATTTAACAGCATTATTAGAAGAAAAAGTTGAGGTAAGCGatagtttttaattattaacaaaGTGCACAtgtgtttaattattttgttaatttcGGCCATAAATGTAGATTATTTTTACGACTCTggatattatacacataaattACTTTTCAGAATTTTCCTAACGGTAAACGGATCATTCGGAATAATAGATTTATTAGTCGAAGGCAGAACACTAACTCAAAATTGAATAACAACAAAAGAATTTCAAATAACCTTACGTTGTATTCTGATAGGATCTACCACAACCAAAACGATGCATTTAAGGGATTCGCTTTTGAGAAGTTGAAATATTTGTCATTTGTCAATTTAAAGAATGATACCATTATATAAAAGATGGCACGTTTTAAGACCTTCAAATCTGTAGCGTCTACTTTACATTTATTGTCAGTGAATCATATGAAATTTCCTATCGATTCAACCAACTTAACCGGAACATTTCCTTTACCTGAACTCAGACATGTGACCTTTAGTGATTGCAACTAGGGAAATTTAAGCAGTGGACTGTTTTCTGAACTGAAAAATATCAAGAATATggttttaacatatgtataatagcatTGACCATGTCGGCTGTGGAACTTTCGACAAGACTTCATTACAGTATATGGTTCTGAATGGTAATCTtcttattttctaatttttgaCGACGATTTATTAAATACACTTAGATCTGCGTTTCGAAGAAGCTAATTTTTGCGAGGAAAATTAAAGTTCGCCATATCTGATAAAGCTACAGAATTGATAACTGAATTTCCGCCAGCTATACAGCCTTCAAACCAATCAACAACgatagtattataataatagtatgcACTTTATTTGCAGTggttataatatacaaaataagaaaaaaaatgcgaTCCAATAAATCACCAAatgaaaatatagaaaattaaatataattttctcaATGTAAtctattaaataattgtataatatgtagagtAAATATACGTGTGTATTATAccgtttcaaattcaaatatttatcgactttttattacatttttattgtttttctgtgaaaaaaaataaacaataaccattttctcgaaaagtgcgtaattatttttatgtatttacatacatatgtacatgtattgcaATACCTATCTAACCTATAAAAAAGATTAGGCTAGTTATTCATTTATTGgtgaaatatttcattatcgATACCGGCAATAAAATGGCATGAGAATTGAATGTAAttgttctaaaaaaatataagaaaaaaatagatacaggattttcattccaaattgaccctttttcatttaaacttacctttttacatttcaaattgaccccttttcaatgtctAAACGTATAGTATCAACAGTTCcgcaaaaaatgtatttttcaataatttttaaactagcaaaattggcaaaatttcaaaacgatTTGCAGACAGATtatatacagatatatgtaaaataggcttgtaaaaataataaaacacattattcaaaaaatttaaaaaactacctacatacagtTTCCATTCATTCCAATCCATTCGCTAACTTttagttgaaaaataaaatagctgTTTTGgttaagtattttttattgaataatcatTCCATAGCCAAAaacatatactatgtacattacTTAAACAtgtaattaatacatatgtatatattatattagtttatTATAGTATTAATCAATGGGCGGACCACGtgtctagaagaatggacgaaaggtggacgaaagaagtgctagaatggtacccgagagaatgcagacgaaattaggaatatgtgtgggtgagatggatgagcaTTTcgaaaaacagagacgagtggaagcgtgttggaaaggctgtagatgattatataatattataagtttaTAAATTTACTAACAAATTTGAGCATGTATTTGCAGGAAAATTAAATGCAATAAGCTACATATAAATTTGTTgataaaaaaacagaaaatttATGGGTAAATcgacaatttttaataaattttaaatacttgggaaaaaaaatgcagaaaatatttcaaaagtacCTATAGATTTTATagtacataataattaaaaaaaaatcgtcgaaAATATTGCACACTAGGCTAATAAAACAGATAAATTTTTTATGACTGTATTGAAGATATCGTTCATAAAAGTTGCACCAGATTGCCAAAATTCATTTGGTTTAAAGTTAGTGAAGTGACGAAACGTGGAATCgcgtaaaaatattaatattaatattatcattattataatttataaactaAACTAtccaattaatataaattataacacaTAAACATgcaattaatattgaaaatttaaataagtttaatgATATAAAGATCCGTAACAGTAACAGtgctatataaaaaatgactggAATCATTTGCTTGGTGGGATTTTTGATGATTTTACCGACCGCTCAGTCTCATAGTACCACACTGGACACAAATTTAAACAGAAAAAATATGACTACTCGACAGATAACTCCATTGTGTCAAACATACTACATTTCATATGATAAATACTGGACTAATTGTAATAATATCACTGAAATTTATAACATATCAACTCATTTGGAAGAAATTcaggtaattttaataatattttatattatctgaaaattaattatttaaataaaatgcggtttatttgttatttattatggaAAGGAGAacagtttaatattttaatatacattgcAGAGTTTTTCAGAtttcacaaaaataaattttattctatttattagtttaaatgttGAAAATGGGAAAATTGTACAAAATTGGATTGTAACAACGAGATTTCGCATCGTAAAGTTGAGCATATCTtcatttaacaaaatttatattgaaaataatgcaTTTATCGGATTTGTTTTCGAGGAATTGATATGGTTGGAACTTTCGAATTTTAACATTTACAACCTAGAAGAAGCCTTTTTTGAGGGTGTACCAATGCTGCAAATTTTGATTATGGAGAATATAGAAGTTTTTCACATCTACGAGAACCCTTTACATGCTGTGGCTTCTAGTTTACAAGTGTTACATCTATTATCGTTTAAAATAGAATTACCAATGGATCTAGTCAACATAACTGGATCAGTTCCACTACCCAAACTTAAAGAATTTACCTTAAGTAATGTTGGCTTGAGAAACACTTTAAATTCCAAATCATTCTCCCAACTTGATAAATGTGAGACCTTGTATTTAGGTGAAAATCAAATTGAACAGATCAATTGTGGAACTTTCGCAAAAATGAAATCGTTGAAAGTACTTTATTTGCAAAACAATCTTCTCACTGATTTGGATTCTTGTGTTTTCAGCGATGAAGTTATGAATAATTTTCAAGATCGTACTTTCTTCATTGGGGAAAATCCATGGAATTGTAATTGCTACTCGGTTTGGTTAAAACAgttgtatattgaaaataaaactaataacgATGTGAGATGTGCATCCCATTCAGATAAAACTTTTGAAGAAGTGAATTTCTGCGAAGAAGAAACTATAGAATCATTATCAAAATCAGCGACAAAATTACAAACAGAGTTAACGACAGAAATTTCCACAGCCGAAAAGCCTTCAAATTggtcgataataataatatcggtATCTGTGGTAATATCTTTTTTGATATGGATTTCATGCGCTGtgtgctttgtaaaaaagattATAAACAAAATCCGATCCAGTATAGGAATCCGAATACAGTAAGTCAAATAGATCCAAATGAGCCAACAGAAGCAATTCtaaatgatttgattttgaatgaATCAAGAGACGTACCGcaacatataaatatagaaaGTCATTTCGAATTGTGTTTGATCAATGGTAAAGGTGAAATTTTAAGACCCGTCTCATTGGAAACTACGGCATAGTTTATTTGGAATAGTCACAATGGGCTTCAAtctcatttaaaaaatcaaaatgaaatgttCGATTTTCTCAATGAATTCgaatagtttatttataaaaaatcttatcaatgaaatataatatgtatacaatatatgtatgtatttatgtaacgaaataaaattgaacTCCTTCACAATTTTTTCTGCCATTTTATATTTGACCCTTGTTTTCTGTTTCCCTAATTGTCGATTATAAGATTGTAATAAGTATTCCTAATTTAAGGTGTATTGCTTGAATGTTAAATTACTCCTTTATAAGATTGTAATACGAAATCCTTCAATTTCGATTGCTCGAAAAAAAACAAAGTTATGAAATAGGCTGttgatttaatttaagtttatttttatagcaTGTCTAAATTTAAAGtagacaaatacatacataaatggcaAATTTTATAACTAAGTTTTTCTTTTCGAGCAAACTAACATTTGGGGAATACGTATTTCGAGCACTGTGACATTCAAATTCATTAGTACATATTTCTTTCCTTTGAATGTACATGTTTTCTTCGTATTGTGTGTATAGTTATAAaagataatgaataaataaataaatatgtccatatgtttgtatgtatgtgtgaacttGCAAAgcacattataattaattaattaattacttccTTTTTTTgccgaaattaaattaataaatttgatacagtttattagatttgatgatagaaaatgaaaaaagtacAATATTGGATGAGACAACAAAATTACATAAGAGATATCTATCGATAGACTCATCGGAGATTTAAGAAGTAATTTTTTGCATAGGAAATTCgattacattttatttcatatatctaTTGTAATATCGTACTATAAATTATGTATCTTTATAATTTAGAACAATTCTAATCATAAAGCTAGTCAAAAAAATTCCCGTCTTATCTTTTTTTGTGTAATTGTAATAATTCCAGCTCGACTTTTATCTGTATATACAATACGTATTTTGGTAGCTACAAACAAAActgttttttattgaattatgatTATCTTACGACTgataaatcaaacaaataaattacacaGTTAATGAATAGAGATAACGTCAGGTTACTTGTTAGACaaacttaataataatttcaatcgcAGCTAGGATTGTGTAGGCGAAGAACGCGAGTCATCAATAAGTTACATATAACtcacttattatatattaatataaaataacgaGTAGGTAATTTCTACgcatcaaaaatgaaaaagtaattatactGTTGTTATTAatgtataaatacaaattaagacgtgccaataataatatttttctttcacaGCAAACTCAGTGGAATGAAGCAATGGAATGGAGTCATGCCTGTAATCATTTTTGTATTGAGTTTTGTGATGATTATACCAGCCGCCGACTCTTATAGCGTTGCGAACACATTATCAAAGATACAAAATGAGAATACCCTGAATAGTCGAAATGCTTTTCTAAACTCAACTAAATGCACTAAATCTGATGATAATTCTGAATTCCAAATAACTTGTAGTGGACTCGACGTCAACGACAACTTAACAGCATTAATCGAACTACTAGTTTGGGTAATGTATAATTTTTCGTTCATATGGcgtttatatgcacatatgtatacactaccgtccatatgtttaagaccaaagtgtttttggagcatattttacacaattttggaccaatttaaaaaatataaattcagttatgttcaaaaaatacgcatttattaaaataaataaagatattacaacaattaataaacataaaattataaaaaaataaaaacgtcaaactgaactttcgtcaaaaaacccacccttacttttaatcactgctgcacatagtctcggcattctatttattaaattttgaagtgtgatgggaggtatggacttccaactttcctgtagatgattccaaaacttatttatggatgttgagcgatggattctggttcgtctgtccaattcgtcccacaaaagttctattgggtttaaatcgggggattgaggaggccagttcatgatttttaaattatttttttcttcttcttgttgtaagaagtccatgcatagctttgatttatgttttgggtcattatcttgttggaatataaaatcatgcccacataagttccggccgcacggcaaaacttgttcttttaaaattttcaaatatccttctttttttaaaattccatcaattttgattaaattcccaactccagctcttgagaaacatccccatatcattatggatccaccaccatgcttgattgttggcagcacacagtctggcatcattttttcttggggagtgcgccggacgtaaactcttcttttcgaaccgaacaattcaaacttcgattcatcggaccaaatcacttttgaccaatcttcaattgaccaattacgatgctgaagagcccaagctagtcttttcgctttattatttcttcttaatAATGGTTTTCTTACTGCTATGCGCCCTCCCAGCTTCACTTCCATCAGCCGACGTTTAACCGTGGTGACCGATACTTTTTTGAAGGCTGTCTTTTTTATGTCAGAGGCGATTTCTGGTGCCGTTATCCTTCTATTTCGCTTGCTCAATAATATCATTTGTTGATCCAATGCTTGTGTTGTGATTCTGGGACGTCCTGATTTTGATAAATCCATAATGTTgttagaattttggaatttttttatcgtctgttgtactgcagtcttcgaaatattcaaattttcggcgatatatcgttgggttttttgctgtttgtaaagagcaataatggctcctcgagtttccatggtgagatttttattttttcccatatttcttcaaaaatttttgtcctctttatgtattataaatttttcaaagtcTTCAAACTTCAAAGTCTGACTGATCAGATTAAACTGAACCAAATTCATTTagggtttattattttgaactgtttcgatgtcatatcagcaggataaaataacaaaaaaagttcgtaacataaactgcgtatagtagagttgtcgaattgcaacatgtgtcgattcgtcacgcggtgtctttgagcccattttgaacccttatataaaaaaaacaacaaaccaatgggataatccctgttttttttgctcaaattaaATCCAAGGGTATAGGGAAACAAATGATACccatttctttgaactattttacgctaaattattttaatggacattagaaatcgagttataggtttggtcttaaacatatggacggtagtgtatatgtatatgtatataaaaaatagttttgtattgtgaatacatctatggataaattttgaatCAATTTGGTTAATTCTTCAAGTGATAAAGATTGATTGAGGAGATTATGAAAACCGAGCGGTGTgatgtgaaaaattaaaatataaaatattttaatacaatatcgaACTGTAAAACGTTTCTTCTTAAATTAAACTTAGTATTTAGCACTGAAATTGTACTATATTTTTATAgtcatagatatgtacataaaactatttaaaaaaaaaataagatctATTCACCGGAAGTAATAAAATTGTCATATGTTAAgtgcatataatattttttgtcatatatttatttattattatatgtacacatatgtatacacataattATCTCATGTGaactataatattgtatttaatgtgattttttttcaattgttgttTCAGAATGAACAGATCCAAACCATAGATTTTTTAATTGTGGAAAAGTCAAGTTTCGAAGACGGAAAACTAGCCCAAAATTGGATTGATACGACGAATTTCCGCATAAAAATGTTACAAATAACTTCATCAATGATtgacaaaattgaaaataatgccTTTACCGGGTATGCATTCGAAGAATTGCTTGTTTTGAGACTATGGTATTTGAAAATAGAAACCTTAGAAGAGGGTACTTTTGCGGGCCTACAACAACTACAAAATCTATTTATCAATACTtgcgaaataaaatatattaatgaaaatgCCCTCAAGCCCGTTGCATCTACTTTGGAAAGTTTATCTTTGTTTTTCATGACTTTgcctttcaatccggtgaattTAACTGGAACAGTTCCATTGCCTAACCTTAGGACTGTTAATTTCCctggaaataattttaaaaacaatttaaacgccaaatcgttttctcaacttaaaACATgtgaatatttagatttaaataGATGTCGAATTGAAGATATTGGTTATGGGACATTTGCAAATATGCTATCAATGAGAGTTGTAGATTTAGCGTACAATCCCCTGACAGGTTTGGATTAttgtgttttcggtgatgaggtaataaaaaatttcggtACGGAAGGTATTCAAATAGGTTTCAATTTGTGGAATTGTGATTGTGATTTAGATTGGTTAAAAAAATTGAGAGTCGAAAAAATAGTAGGAGGAGATGCAAGATGCGCATCTCATTCGAATAAAACTTTTGAACAAGTGATTTTTTGTGACGAGGAAACTGAAAACCCTACATGTTTTCCAGAGTCATCTACAGAATCACAGTCAACTACTAATTCCGTTTTTTCAATGATTGGAAATATGTTTTAGGTtgtgtttatattttactaatatgtaaatttgtaaacATAACAATgtattaaacaaatgttaccatttaatcattttttttttaatttaatcggtTAATTTTTCACTTTGGTGATGTCCCTTAATCTGCCCGATTCtatgtatgatttttatttgagattttaaagcaCATGAGTACGTATGAAAGACACACAAACTGAAAGAACTGAATACcaaaatacaaaatcaaatcgAACAAATGGAAACACTAGGAAGACACACTGGAGACAAATTTCCATAAACAGCTCCAAACTATGTTCATGAAAATGATCAACATTTGagtgaaataattttttgaacacatataatacattttagccagcagtttggcttgatggtagcgtatatatttagcaccgctgcgatcgatggttcgactcgtcaaactgctggttagatttgggagtttttgtgattccaaatcgctcgtttctctatcagagtttgccaattttatctgatcattgttgaaacggttcctgaaaattggtaatagataatttcctgttgtcacaaaaatctgtgtgtataatgtgTAGAAATAatgcacagaaatctgaaatctatagatgtctctataatttcgtgtttattatgtgtataaaaattgaaataataattatgcacaaaatctaaaaataatccatagatgtctttatgattattatttctgtacttgattaattattgtattcgatgtttattgaacgttctgtatacgttgtctgaccgttctcgtacactcgtcgcattggggcgatctgtaatgacgagtgtacattgattgtaataaaaataaaataaaattttaaaatggcaTACTTTTAACTTTATTTCTATGTCAATAAATAACTTTTACACTTAAAATTTATGGTGCACTGTTTAATGTATAACCAACCGTTTCCAACGTATGATAAATTTTAtgacataattatatttaaataaattatttaataaagagaTTAATATCGCAATTGCGCTTCAAATCAACCAAGGCACACCTCTTAGGAGCTCGCAGTGTAactcaataaattaattattagaaTATTACGTCAATTTgtagaatttaattttgaattaattatattaaactatttatttgtatacaagaaaaaaatttttttaacgattttgacagattttttaaaattgaatcttTATAATCcacttccaaaaaaaaaaaataacgatgaTAGTTACACATTCATGTTTAATTATTCATAATTAATTATCCCCATTAAGACAATATCAATTGGCATGATACAGATGTTTTGTATGAGagttatacatattgtatacacaagcctttggtaataccggtattaaaaatataaataccgatagtatcgtttttttttaattcgtacattttatttgtcgaaAAAGATATCTCAATGGCTAAAAACTACGTATATTTTACATACTCGATATTGAgcgttattatttataaattgttttcgaTCTCTCTAGATCTTACCATGTCACACGTCTgtgaaattgttttaattttcccATACAaattcttaaatatatgtagctaCAATGTTCGGCAAGATTTTCGGTATCGCAGCCCCCTTACAATGTGTCTCAAATTCGTAaaccttttcaattttaatttattataaataagaaaatatttacaataagatcgtgatttttttaaattacgtactacatacattgaaaatgtcgtttaatatattatttggtgCATTTTTCAGCACGATTTATTATGAGCACAATTATGACACgggttttgttttaatttttctaattattttatggaaaaaaatattatttgtctTTCAACAACAACTTATTCCCCAGCTGATGGTTAAATCTTCGTTTGCATCTCCAGTGAGCAAAGATTGGGTATCTTATAAGCTTAAGTcggaattgcaaaaaaaaatactagtttCTACAAATCATTATAATCCTTTCTACCTGGGACGTACCTACTTTACAGTTTTGTACCCGAATATCCTGTATTAAAATGTTTGGGTTTggcgtatttttcaataaaaatgttgaaacaTACAAATGGTGCTCGGAATATCgaaaacaatgtttttttttattaaaaattaatgccggtatcgttattttttatttcgataatacCGGTATCGTAAATTCCGGTCTTTTTGCAATCCCTACTTGATAAACATAGttcatttgtataaaaaattcattggttaaacatacgtataatttttttttatatattatacatatatagattatttatatgtacatgtgtatgtacatatgtacatacatacatacatatattaatcaactcatataaattatttttctattacatttaaaacCACGAAGTTTCACTTCTAATGTACGTGGCACAAACAGTATTTcatttaatacacattttaatttttaaatcactatcaatttcaatttattgtataatacaataccgttgatattatacaaatattataaaggtAGATACAATTTATCGTGAATCaaaatctgtttatttttaataaacgcAGATAATCAAAATATTGCCAGATAATTATCTTCCTGCAATTGTTAAAATAAACATTGCAATATTCGTCGAAGAGAGTAGTCGTATaatatgtttgattttgatATCTCCAAAATGTCGCTATTATATATACCCATAATTCTGTTTGAAATccggatttattatttatttattttatttatttattttaatatacaagtataccacagagtctttacaggtcaccccaatatgacactgtggccagacaatacataaaagatcaaatacataagaaaaaataaaacaacaataatagaaaaacaaataaaataaaacatttaaaaaattgtacataaaaattaaaaatttaaaaattgagaattaataaattgaaaaatcaaaaattaaaaaaaaaaaatgaaaaattacaaattgaaaataataaacaaaaaaaaaacacatatataaatagtttaaattgaattaaaagtaaaaaacagtaaaaatacggatagattatccggtgaaatattgaaaatatcaatgtgattgctgaccaaattcaatgtgattgctgaccGAATGAAACTGTATGTATTGTAGttgtatacaaatttaataattttaatttttaattttaagataaATTTCCATTGCAATTTTGCAGAAATTTGTCGTATAAAAAAGGATCAATTCTATTGAATCAAATATTTCCTGGATTTTTATTAGTGAGTTTTATAGTAGTTATGCCAGTTTCACGGTCCGAGACTGTAGACGTAATAAGCCAAAATGTGATGATTCCAAACAATAAAGAGATTTCTAAATGTATCACTCAAATTTTTGAACCTGAACAATATGACGTAACGTGTATGGAAATCAATACGA
The nucleotide sequence above comes from Arctopsyche grandis isolate Sample6627 chromosome 4, ASM5162203v2, whole genome shotgun sequence. Encoded proteins:
- the LOC143911313 gene encoding lumican-like, whose amino-acid sequence is MKNKLSGMKQWNGVMPVIIFVLSFVMIIPAADSYSVANTLSKIQNENTLNSRNAFLNSTKCTKSDDNSEFQITCSGLDVNDNLTALIELLVWNEQIQTIDFLIVEKSSFEDGKLAQNWIDTTNFRIKMLQITSSMIDKIENNAFTGYAFEELLVLRLWYLKIETLEEGTFAGLQQLQNLFINTCEIKYINENALKPVASTLESLSLFFMTLPFNPVNLTGTVPLPNLRTVNFPGNNFKNNLNAKSFSQLKTCEYLDLNRCRIEDIGYGTFANMLSMRVVDLAYNPLTGLDYCVFGDEVIKNFGTEGIQIGFNLWNCDCDLDWLKKLRVEKIVGGDARCASHSNKTFEQVIFCDEETENPTCFPESSTESQSTTNSVFSMIGNMF